GCCGTCCCAATAGACGCGCCAGCGCTGCGTGATGAGCTTGCGGTTCGTGAGCATTTCAACGCATTCGCGGGCGGCCTTGATAAACCCAGCAATCAGCGCGTCGTCATCGGCATAATCAACCCGCGAATGCGATTTCTGCTCGGCAAGCGTCACCGGCTCAGCCGCCGGCGCGGCTATCAGCGACAGCCCCATATCACTTCGTTCCCGGCGCGTCCGCCTTCCTGTCGCGCTTGAACGGCTCGAGGTATTCCTTGTGCCGCTCCGCGTCGGCGTCGGAAAGCTGTATCACAGCCCCCTCCGCATAGCCGCCGAACGGCTTCTTCACCCGGTAGAGTTTCGTTTCCATGTTTTTTCGCTCCTATTTGAACAGCAGGTACGAGAACGCCGAACCCTGCGCAACGTCCACCGACAACGCCTGCGTAAACCGCAGCCATGTCTGGTCCTGCATGAACGCGTTCGAGTTATCGCCCGCGTCGTAGGCGTCCTGCGACAGCTTCACAGCCAGCCCCTCGCGCGGCGATATCAGCAGCGCGCGGTTGAACCGCCCGTATACCGCCGCCGTGCAATCCGCCCCGGCGCCGAGGTTGTTCGGTATCGTCGGGCACAGGACATACGGCACGTTCCATACCGTCGCCGGCACATCGCCCGCCGGAGGCTGCCAGATGTACTGGTTCTGGTTGTCCTTGAGCTTCATCAGCTTCTTGAGGCCCGTCCGGCTCAGGGTGATTGTCGCGCCCTGCGAGTTCGCCGCGTTGAGCGAGAATATCAGCTCCGCGATATCGTCAAAGCTGACCGACGCGCCGCCCATGCTGACAACATTCACGCCCGACGCCTTGATAACGCCCGTGAACGGGTCGCCCGCCGCTGTGTCGCCCAGCAGCGCGACGCGCTCTATCTCCAGCGCCATCGCCTCGCTGATAAGCTCGGACAGGAACGCCGTCAGGTTGATGGCGCTGTCGCGCAGCAGCTCGTCGGTGCATTTGATGACCGCCGCCATCACCTTCGCCACCTGCTCCAGTTGCCCGAACGCCGGGTTCGTGACCGGCTTCGTCCCGCCCTCCGTCGCCCAGCCCACCGAGACACTGGTCAGCTGGCGCGGCAGCTGCCGTTTCCACGTCGACATCGGCAGGATGTTGGCCAGTTGCATTACCGGCGAGGCGTCTTTCAGCAGCCGAATCACCTCGGCGCTGAACTCGGTCGGGACCAGATACCCGCCCGCCGACGAGGAGCCTTCGCTCATCACCGTCTTCGCGTCGGCCAGCATCGGGTGCCGCTCCTTGGCCGCCAGCAGGAAGCCGCGCATCCCGCCGAATTTCCGGCCGTAGTCGCTGGTCCACGGTTTCTCCGGGGTGTTCGCCGGCGAATTCCTGAACGCCGCAACCAGCCCCGACACATCCTCCGGCCCCTGCGGCGGAACCTGCCTGCCGCCGGGCTGGGGGTGGAGCTTTTTGACTATGTCCTCCACCAGCTTCTCGGCCTTGTCCCTGGTGATGCAGTCGTCCAGCCTGCACTCCAGGGTTTTGCGCAGCTCCGCTATGGAGCCGCTTACCGCTTCGTTTGCATCCATGTGCAAACCTCCTTTGGTCTTTTCGATTTCTATCGACTTCAAAGCCTTGCTTACCGCCTCCGCCAGTGCGTCAGGGTCGGCGGGCACCGCCACAAGCGATATCTCGTATATCTCGGCCAGCGTCAGTTGATGGGGCGCGTCGGGATTTTCGTAATGGAACCGGCCCGCTATGCTGATGCCTTTCGCGTGGCCTTCCGTGTATATCCGGCGCGCGTGTTCCACAACGGGATAATCCGAGCTTGAAAACTTGGCCTTGAAGTACAGGCCCTTCGCATCCTCGCGGATTTCGGCCATCGAACCCGCGATATGGTCAACCGCGTTCACATGGTCCACCAGCAGCACGGGGTTTTTCAGATATTCCTTGAGGTCGTAGACGTAATCCCGTTTCGCCTTGTAAACCGTCGGGATATCGCCATACCTGTCGGCTTGGTTTTTCGTGTTCGCGTATCCCTCAAGGAAAACAGAGCCGTTCTCCTGTATGATTTTGCCGCCTTCAATCGGCAGTATTTTGAAT
This is a stretch of genomic DNA from Elusimicrobiales bacterium. It encodes these proteins:
- a CDS encoding phage major capsid protein, which translates into the protein MDRQFKILPIEGGKIIQENGSVFLEGYANTKNQADRYGDIPTVYKAKRDYVYDLKEYLKNPVLLVDHVNAVDHIAGSMAEIREDAKGLYFKAKFSSSDYPVVEHARRIYTEGHAKGISIAGRFHYENPDAPHQLTLAEIYEISLVAVPADPDALAEAVSKALKSIEIEKTKGGLHMDANEAVSGSIAELRKTLECRLDDCITRDKAEKLVEDIVKKLHPQPGGRQVPPQGPEDVSGLVAAFRNSPANTPEKPWTSDYGRKFGGMRGFLLAAKERHPMLADAKTVMSEGSSSAGGYLVPTEFSAEVIRLLKDASPVMQLANILPMSTWKRQLPRQLTSVSVGWATEGGTKPVTNPAFGQLEQVAKVMAAVIKCTDELLRDSAINLTAFLSELISEAMALEIERVALLGDTAAGDPFTGVIKASGVNVVSMGGASVSFDDIAELIFSLNAANSQGATITLSRTGLKKLMKLKDNQNQYIWQPPAGDVPATVWNVPYVLCPTIPNNLGAGADCTAAVYGRFNRALLISPREGLAVKLSQDAYDAGDNSNAFMQDQTWLRFTQALSVDVAQGSAFSYLLFK